In one window of Miscanthus floridulus cultivar M001 chromosome 12, ASM1932011v1, whole genome shotgun sequence DNA:
- the LOC136496138 gene encoding BTB/POZ and MATH domain-containing protein 2-like, protein MEHSNNWGWSDFIEKSKLKELPHGFTIRCAVTVMKHRIEDAATVAAPPSDLHRDFARMLEAADGADITISVGDRFFLAHRYVLAARSRVFRAQLFGAMEESFTGCIRIEDMDPSVFERLLHFANQNLHSRELSSARPGPQGCSATLAEHCMHASSERAADEAAARTPPSRSEGQTLTIVHCVFVSGFTTLFLAARVVWLLFFPSSCSWPL, encoded by the exons ATGGAGCACAGTAACAACTGGGGCTGGTCTGATTTCATCGAGAAATCCAAGCTAAAAGAGCTGCCGCACGGCTTCACAATCCGGTGCGCCGTGACCGTCATGAAGCATCGCATTGAAGACGCGGCGACCGTCGCAGCCCCGCCGTCGGACCTGCATCGGGACTTCGCGCGCATGCTGGAGGCCGCCGACGGCGCCGACATCACGATCAGCGTCGGCGACCGGTTCTTCCTCGCCCACAGGTACGTGCTCGCCGCGCGGTCCAGGGTGTTCAGGGCGCAGCTCTTCGGCGCCATGGAGGAGAGTTTCACGGGGTGCATCCGGATCGAGGACATGGACCCGTCCGTGTTTGAGAGGCTTCTACACTTCGCGAATCAAAACCTTCACTCAAG AGAGCTCTCCTCAGCACGGCCTGGGCCTCAGGGCTGCTCGGCTACGCTCGCCGAGCACTGCATGCACGCCAGCAGCGAGCGGGCCGCCGACGAGGCTGCCGCGCGCACCCCGCCCAGCCGGAGCGAGGGCCAGACGCTGACCATCGTCCACTGCGTCTTCGTGTCAGGCTTCACGACGCTGTTCCTGGCCGCGCGCGTCGTGTGGCTGCTCTTCTTCCCCAGCTCTTGTTCCTGGCCGCTGTGA
- the LOC136496137 gene encoding BTB/POZ and MATH domain-containing protein 3-like has translation MANNRPSNSSSVDNGHRMLPETWSTCRTQAITWTHNFVVTDFSPLDSMAPGDYVSSGTFFIGGCEWSIQFFPGGEGAKDDDEPAAYTTLRLNLLDGSPGVRVKFSISLLFDKDSQAPSSGKKGKKKKKGSAGQ, from the coding sequence ATGGCTAATAACAGGCCTAGTAATTCGTCATCGGTCGACAACGGCCACCGGATGTTACCGGAGACGTGGTCGACATGCCGGACACAGGCCATCACGTGGACGCACAACTTCGTGGTGACCGACTTCTCGCCGCTCGACAGCATGGCCCCCGGCGACTACGTCAGCTCGGGCACCTTCTTCATCGGCGGCTGCGAATGGAGCATCCAGTTCTTCCCCGGCGGCGAGGGTGCAAAGGACGACGACGAACCTGCTGCTTATACGACGCTGCGTTTGAATCTTCTTGACGGATCACCAGGCGTGAGGGTTAAGTTCAGTATAAGCCTGCTGTTCGATAAAGACAGTCAAGCGCCGTCGTCGGGGAAGAaagggaaaaagaagaagaagggatcagCGGGACAATGA